From Paralcaligenes sp. KSB-10:
CTGCTGGTGAAGACCGACCCGCAGGCGCAGCCGCGCCACAAGGGCATGAGCCTGCTCATTGCCGAGAAGGGGCCGGGTTTCAAGGTTGCGAGGAAACTAGAGAAGATGGGCTACCGAGGCATAGACACCTGCGAGCTCGTGTTCGAGGACTACCGTGTCCCGGCCGACCGGCTGATCGGCGGCATCGAGGGCAAGGGCTTGCAGCAGGTGCTCAGCGGCCTGGAGCTCGGACGCATCAACGTAGCGGCTCGTGGGGTGGGCGTGGCGCGTGCGGCGCTGCAGGATGCGGTCGCTTACTCACAGACGAGAAAGACCTTCGGAAAGCCCATCTGCGAGCATCAGGCCATCCAGCTCAAGCTCGGCGAAATGGCTACCCGGGTGGAAGCCTCGCGATTGCTGGTGGAATCAGCGGCCAGCGCCTACGACCGTGGCGATCGTTGCGACATGGAGGCCGGAATGGCCAAGTATTTCGCCACCGAAGCGGCGATGGAAAACGCGCTTGAGTGCATGCGCATCCACGGCGGCTATGGCTATTCGAAAGAATACAACGTCGAGCGTTATTTCCGGGATGCGCCATTGCTGCTCATCGGCGAGGGTACCAACGAGATGCAGCGGATCATCATCGCCAAGCAACTGATAGAACGGAACCCATCATGAGCCTGCCACTTACCGGTGTTCGAATCATTGCCGTCGAGCAGTACGGCGCGGGCCCCTTCGGCACGCAGCACCTGGCCGACATGGGCGCGGAAATCATCAAGATCGAGAATCCGGCCGAGGGTGGAGACGTAGGCCGGCTGGTCGGTCCGCACTATTTCGGGCCGGGCGACAGTCACTTCTTCGAGGCCTTCAATCGCAACAAGAAGAGCCTGACGCTCAATCTCAAGCACCCCGAAAGCCGTGCCGTGTTCATCGATCTGGTGAAAAGCGCCGACGCCACCTTCGACAACCTGCGCGGCGACCTCGCGGGCAAACTGGGCCTTACCTACGCAGATCTTGGCGTGCACAATCCAGGCATCGTCTGCGGGCACCTGTCGGCCTATGGGCGAACCGGCCCGCGCGCCGCATGGCCGGGATACGACTACCTCATGCAGGCCGAGGCCGGCTACCTTTCCGTCACAGGCGAGCCCGAAGGCCCGCCCGCACGTTTCGGCCTGTCCATCGTCGACTTGATGACCGGCGTCACTGCGGTGATGGGGCTGCTGGCGGGCATCATCGACGCGCGCGCCAATGGCAAAGGGCGCGACATCGACGTGAGCCTGTTCGACGTTGCGCTCACCAACCTGAACTATGTGGCCGCCTGGTATCTCAACGACGGTGTGCGGGTCAAGCGCGAACCGCGCTCGGCGCACCCTTCGCTCACTCCCAGCCAGCTTTACCGCACGCAGGACGGCTGGCTTTTTGTGATGTGCAACAAAGAGAAGTTCTGGCCCCTGCTCGCGCAGGCGATCGGCAAACCAGAGTGGGCGACACATCCCGACTATGCGAACTACAAGGCTCGCCTGGCCAATCGCGAACAACTCACGCACGACCTCGACGCGGTTCTGGGCACGGCAAGCACTGCCCAATGGCTGGAACGGCTGTCCGGCATCGTGCCGGTGGCCCCTGTGTACGATGTGGCCGAGGCTCTGGACAACCCGTTCGTGCACGAGCAGGGTTGCATCATGGAAGCCCCCCATCCCGCACGCGGGACCATCCGCACGCTCGCCTCGCCGGTCCGTTGTTCCGGTGGCGCGGAGAAGATCGGCATCGCGCCGACGCTCGGAGAGCACACAAGGGAGCTTCTGCGCGGGATCGGTTACGATGAAGATCGTATCGACCACCTGTCCCGATCCGGAGCCCTCTGAACGTGCAACCTTCCTCCCCCCCGCTCGCGCATCAACCCCAGTATGCACTGGTCGCGCAACGCCTCATTGAGGACATCACCAGCGGCCGCTACCCTGTGGGGAGCCTCCTGCCCCCCGAACTCGAGCTGTGCACGCAGTTCGGGGTGAGCCGTCATACGGCGCGTGAGGCTATCCGGCGATTGCAGGAACGCGGGTTGGTCACTCGCCAGCGGGGGATAGGCACTACAGTGAAAGCAAGCCGGGTAGAGGGCCGCTATGTCCAGACCACCGCAACGATCGCGGACCTGCCGCGTTACGTCGAAGACACGCTGCTCGTCACCACGCAGGCCGAGGAGATGATCGCGGATGAGGCTCTTGCCGAGCTCCTGAAGTGCCCGCCCGGGCAGCGCTGGGTGAAGGTGACAGGCTTTCGCCATGTCAACAAGGGGAAACTCCCGATGGCGCTCACCGATATCTACATCAACGCGGCCTACGGGGGCATTCGTAAACTCATCGGCACGATGAAAGTGCCTGTCTACACTATGATCGAGAGGCAGTACAGTCTGACCATCGTTGAGGTGCAGCAGGAGATCAGCGCCACTATCATCAACTCGGTCGACGCCAAGCGCCTGAGCGTTAAGCCGGGCTCGGCGGGCCTTGTCGTAACGCGCCGCTATTTGAATGACAATGACCGCATTATCGAGGTGGCCGTGAACCTGCATCCGGCCGACCGTTTCTCCTATTCGATGTCGATGCGCCTCCATATGCCGGCCGATGCGGATGCGTAGCTCCTGGTTTCCGCTGGCCGTGACGCTCGCGGTGCAGGTCCTCGTGGCGATGTCGGTGGTGACGGTGCCTGTGCTGGCACCGGCCGTGGCGGCCGAGACCGGTGTTTCGGCCAGCCATGTGGGCCTCTTCATTGCCATGGTGTATGGCGCCAGCATGGCTGCAAGCCTCGCGTCAGGCCCGCTGGTACAGCGTTTTGGAGCCATACGCCTGAGCCAGGCCTGCCTGGTGGCCTGCATGGTCGGGCTGGCCTGCGTGGCTACGGGGGTGCCCATCCTGTTCGTCGTGGGCGCCATGTTCCTGGGCATGGGTTATGGCCCGGTTACGCCGGCCAGCTCGCATATTCTCGCCAAGAGTACGCCTCCGGAGAGGATGTCGTTTATTTTTTCGCTGAAACAGACCGGTGTGCCGATCGGTGGCGCGCTGGCCGGCGCGCTGGTGCCGGCGCTGGTGCTGTGGGGCGGCTGGCGCGTGGCCGCGCTGGCGGTGGCCGGGGCTTGC
This genomic window contains:
- a CDS encoding CaiB/BaiF CoA-transferase family protein → MSLPLTGVRIIAVEQYGAGPFGTQHLADMGAEIIKIENPAEGGDVGRLVGPHYFGPGDSHFFEAFNRNKKSLTLNLKHPESRAVFIDLVKSADATFDNLRGDLAGKLGLTYADLGVHNPGIVCGHLSAYGRTGPRAAWPGYDYLMQAEAGYLSVTGEPEGPPARFGLSIVDLMTGVTAVMGLLAGIIDARANGKGRDIDVSLFDVALTNLNYVAAWYLNDGVRVKREPRSAHPSLTPSQLYRTQDGWLFVMCNKEKFWPLLAQAIGKPEWATHPDYANYKARLANREQLTHDLDAVLGTASTAQWLERLSGIVPVAPVYDVAEALDNPFVHEQGCIMEAPHPARGTIRTLASPVRCSGGAEKIGIAPTLGEHTRELLRGIGYDEDRIDHLSRSGAL
- a CDS encoding GntR family transcriptional regulator; the protein is MQPSSPPLAHQPQYALVAQRLIEDITSGRYPVGSLLPPELELCTQFGVSRHTAREAIRRLQERGLVTRQRGIGTTVKASRVEGRYVQTTATIADLPRYVEDTLLVTTQAEEMIADEALAELLKCPPGQRWVKVTGFRHVNKGKLPMALTDIYINAAYGGIRKLIGTMKVPVYTMIERQYSLTIVEVQQEISATIINSVDAKRLSVKPGSAGLVVTRRYLNDNDRIIEVAVNLHPADRFSYSMSMRLHMPADADA
- a CDS encoding acyl-CoA dehydrogenase family protein — translated: MTPEQQENEQMILDSVDRFLEAEVRPHAHRLEAADEYPQEIVDRMKELGLFGCIIDPEYGGFGLSTSTYAKIIERMAAVWMSVSGILNSHLIMAAAVQRSGTEEQKRYYLPKFATGELRGGVGLTEPDAGTDLQAIRTVAVRDGDHYVVNGAKTWITNSMYGNTIALLVKTDPQAQPRHKGMSLLIAEKGPGFKVARKLEKMGYRGIDTCELVFEDYRVPADRLIGGIEGKGLQQVLSGLELGRINVAARGVGVARAALQDAVAYSQTRKTFGKPICEHQAIQLKLGEMATRVEASRLLVESAASAYDRGDRCDMEAGMAKYFATEAAMENALECMRIHGGYGYSKEYNVERYFRDAPLLLIGEGTNEMQRIIIAKQLIERNPS